In Pseudobdellovibrio exovorus JSS, the genomic stretch GGACCGCGTCCACCAGAATCTATCTATTACCCAGGTGACGAGGTGGAAACCACATTCCATGTAGGCGTTGTGCAAGGTGATCGTGTTTTAAGTAATGGAACTTTCATGAAACAATCCCACCCTCACTTCCCCGATTCTAAATCTACTTATCGTCTACGAGGAATGGCCACTGATCCTGAATTCCAAGGACAAGGCTTCGGGCAATTGGTCATCAACGCCGCTTTAGAAGAGTTGAAACTGCGCAAAGCTGACTTAATTTGGTTTAATGGCCGCACAAGTGCGGAAGCTTTCTATCGCAAATTAGGATTTCTAGTGGAAGATGAAATTTTCGATATCCCTGGAGCCGGCCCACACAAAGTCATGTATAAATCGTTGGTGTAATTTATTTATTTCTTGTCACTTCGTTCTGAGGCTTTTGCGGTTTTGTATAAAACTGAACTTTTTTAAACCAAAGCCTCAGAGCTTGATAGTGAATCCGCAAAACCACCAATGGAGTCATCCATCCATAGCGAAGCAACAGTTGCAAACGACTTAAACTTTCAAGCGATTTTTTTTCACCTTTGATCCACGTATTCAGTCTTAATTTCCCATCGTGCTGCAACAGCTTGATGTGGGATGAAATACGCTGTTTATCTAAAACAAAACAGAATTCATAGATCCCCTGAACATCAAAAAATGGGGAAACATGAAATTCTTTTTGCGCCTTTAATTTTTCTTTATTTAGGTCCGCGCCTTGCTGATGCAACCAATAATAGTGTTTTTCACCGAAGGTGTTATTCACTTCACACAAAACGGCATCCAGCTTTTGCCCACGAAAGAAATACCAAAAACTTACGGGATTAAAAACATAACCCCACATTCGAGGTAGAGTTTGCAAATAAACCGACTCGGCTTCGTAATCGAAACGACTTTTTACAAACTGATGAATTTCTTCCGCTAAACTCTGAGGTGATTTTTTATCCAGCGACAAGTAATCTGAGGATTTAAAACTCAGTAGCCATCCAAACTGATGTTTAAGCTTCTGTTTTAGTTCGGCTTCACGTGTAACATCAAAAAGAATATTTAAAACCGGATACTGAAAGCTGTTGGGCTGAGTCTCTTGTCTTGAGTGATAAACAAGGCTCTCTAAAAAAAATATCTGCTCCTGCACGGAACTCATGAAACCATCCACGGCGGGTTTACTTCTAAACGCTCGGCCACTTTAACGGCGCTCAGTAATCCATCTTCATGAAATCCATAGCGCGTCCATGCTCCTGCAAAATAAACGTCGTGCAATCCTTGTATATCACCAATATTGGCTTGAGCGTCTATAGCCGCTTGATCAAATATCGGGTGATGATAGGTAGCTTCTAACAGGTTAGCGTCTGGATTTCGCATTGGATTCAGTGTTAGCAAAATATTATCTTTGGTCTTGAGCTCTTGTAAGCGATTCAGAAAATAGGTCAATGCCACTTTAGCATGGGGTGCGGATTTTAAGTTAGCCTGCACATTCCACGACGACCAACATTTTTTTGAGCTTGGCATGAATTGTTGATCTTTGTGTAAAACAGCTCTGTTCTTTTCAGACTTGAATGCACTCAGAATCTTT encodes the following:
- a CDS encoding GNAT family N-acetyltransferase — translated: MGTTESYKTLLISTEQTYDLRDRVLRGPRPPESIYYPGDEVETTFHVGVVQGDRVLSNGTFMKQSHPHFPDSKSTYRLRGMATDPEFQGQGFGQLVINAALEELKLRKADLIWFNGRTSAEAFYRKLGFLVEDEIFDIPGAGPHKVMYKSLV
- a CDS encoding DUF1365 domain-containing protein; translated protein: MSSVQEQIFFLESLVYHSRQETQPNSFQYPVLNILFDVTREAELKQKLKHQFGWLLSFKSSDYLSLDKKSPQSLAEEIHQFVKSRFDYEAESVYLQTLPRMWGYVFNPVSFWYFFRGQKLDAVLCEVNNTFGEKHYYWLHQQGADLNKEKLKAQKEFHVSPFFDVQGIYEFCFVLDKQRISSHIKLLQHDGKLRLNTWIKGEKKSLESLSRLQLLLRYGWMTPLVVLRIHYQALRLWFKKVQFYTKPQKPQNEVTRNK